The DNA window ctctctctctccctctctctctctctcacacacacacacacacacacacacacacacacacaaacaaatacaattgCAATTACAGAGAACATAGCTCCAATCGATGTTCTCTGTTATTTGAGAAATGAACATCCTTACCTTTTTGAAAGAAGCACttataattaaatgaaaaaggaaTAGGCTCCTTAACCTGGAGAATGAAAGTGgtgaaattttaattaatttcatatttaaaaaatttatttctttattaatttcCATAAACTGCACAGAATCTTTTAGGAACTATAGAAGATTAGACTCTATACATGGCCTGGTATGATTTTTTATATGACCTAAGAGACTGAGTAGAGCGGGGaaaatatgtgtaaaatatattgtttgAATAGACAGAACAGATATGTTGAATTTTCATaacaaaacaccaaaactgTGCCTCTACTTTCAGTCAACCTACATcagtacaaacacaaaatatcatGAAGCAGGGGGCAGAAAGGGACAGGCCAAAGGAAGGAGCCAGAGAGCGAGGGCTTGTGCTCCCGGATTACTATTCCCCAAACACAGTCTGTTGTCTGGCTGATGCAGAGCGTTAATCGGAGAGACTAATCACCCTTTTGTATCGTAGCAGACCTTGGAGACAGCTGAAGATTTAACTGAGGAATGATCTCACTTGCTCTTAGAGTCTCAGAGCCGGGGGTGTTGTGTCTTGTGGAcgttaaatttgtgtgtgtgtgagaggggggGTTATGTCGGGATagctccccacacacacacacacacacacacacacactcacacacacacacacacacacacacattgaacaatgaacatttacattttcatggagggaaaacagaaactttgttgtactttttaaaacagctaTGGTAAGataagagtgagggagagagagagagagagagagagagagagagagagagagagagagagagagagagagtgagagagaatgagagagacagagagagagagagagagattgaataATTGATGCTATTGGGAAAATCACCCCAGTGCTAGACAGCATAGTTTTCATTCTAATTCTTAATCAACCCAGCAGGGATGGTGCCATGATGATCACATGATGGTGACATGATGATAACGTGATGATGACAAGATGGTGCTGCGATGATGACGTGATGATGACATGATGGTGACGTGATGATAACGTGATGATGACGTGATGATGACGTGTGGTGACGTGATGATGACCAGATGGTGCTGCGATGATGACGTGATGATGACCAGATGGTGCTGCGATGATGACGTGATGATGACGTGATGGTGACGTGATGATGACGTGATGATGACCAGATGGTGCTGCGATGATGACGTGATGATGACGTGATGGTGACGTGATGATAACGTGATGATGACCAGATGGTGCTGCGATGATGACGTGATGATGACGTGATGGTGACGTGATGATGACGTGATGGTGACGTGATGATGACCAGATGGTGCTGCAATGATGACGTGATGGTGACGTGATGATAACGTGATGATGACCAGATGGTGCTGCGATGATGACCTGATGATGACGTGATGGTGACGTGATGATGACGTGATGATGACCAGATGGTGCTGCGATGATGACGTGATGATGACGTGTGGTGACGTGATGATGACATGATGGTGACGTGATGATGACGTGTGGTGACGTGATGGTGACGTGATGATGACGTGTGGTGACGTGATGAAGACGTGTGGTGACGTGATGATGACGTGTGGTGACGTGATGATGACGTGTGGTGACGTGATGATGACGTGTGGTGACGTGATGGTGACGTGATGATGACGTGTGGTGACGTGATGGTGACGTGATGATGACGTGTGGTGACGTGATGGTGACGTGTGGTGACGTGATGGTGACGTGTGGTGACGTGATGTTAACGGTGATTTGATGCTGCAGTGTTGATGACCTGATGGTGCTGTGATGCTGCAGTGATTGTGACATGGCAGTGATGTGATGGTGGAAATTTGGTAGGATGTTCAATCATTAATTATTGATCATGCCCTACAGTCATTGCATCAGTGGTAGGGATTGGGGGAATATggattatatttaatttaaaatgcatgcaaGGATCCAAAGTAAATGACAAGAAAAATTGTCAATTGAATTGTTTGTGAATTTGGACATTTATTTAtctagtatgtatgtatgtatgtatgtatgtatgtatgtatgtatgtatgattattattattattattattattactattattattattattattattattattatttatctttcttTTCACAGTAAGGCgttgaataattttttttggaaaataatgtatataaaaagtgttttaagaATTAGCAGGCACTTTCCGTGAATGAtgtaaataacaacaacaaaagccttTACAAATATTTGATTATAGATTAAGTTATAGAGTAGTTAATTCAGAATGAAACGCTAGTGTCCTCCATGTTTGGGTCTACATTCTATGACAATAGCATTCTTTGACACTAGCATGagggcagtggtatctcagtggttaaggtatttgactcaATCAAATATTATCAAATGTTTGCCTGttcaagacccttaatcctcagttgctcaagatGTGAAatgtcagaattgtaagttacattggataaaagtgtaaatgAAGGTTTTGAGCATAACATTTCATGCCTTGTGAGATTAGGAAGGCTTGTACTGTGATGGATCAACATTCACTGCTGAAAGTTGAGGGAATTGGGTAGGTTTGTACAGGGACAGTGAAATCACTGAAATGtcaaaaagaaaggaagctGCTTAGATATACaatacaaagaaaaagcaagagCCCATATATAGTATGTGTGCTTTGAATTATTCCAGCCGTACTTCCATACTTGCACATCACAGAGAATCACAAACCATTAACTGCAGCTCCCAGGGTTGGCCGGGGTATAACAGAATTCTGCTTATTGCACCTTTAAATATGACTTCAGGTGATTATGCACTGCATACTTCATTGTATTTTATGGCAGAATTAAAATATTTGGGTCTATGCAACATCAGcatgagctttgtgtgtgtttatgcgcgTTTTGAGTACAGTCCAGAATGCAGAACCACTCTTTACAGAAccagagtatttttattaaatacagaGTAGAAGCGTAGCCAGAATATCAAACACTTGTTTCTGTGcatacattcactcactcactcacacactcacacactcacacacacacacacactcacacacacacacacactcacacactcacacacacacacacacacacacacacacacacacacacacacacacacacacacacaaacacacaaacacacacacacacacacaaacacacacacacacgtactttGTCCTCACATAAATCAAGTGTTTAAAACAGGCATCTTGCCAGACACCCCACTGAGGTCCTCCTTTCCCAGCCTACCACCAGGCATAGCAAAGACACATCTGACCCAGCACTCAAAACCCCACAGGACACCCTTCAACCACATAAAGAGATTCAAGCCTCTTCCCACATTGGAACAGGATGGTACaaaatggggtgggggtgaactCTTTCGGACACCCCTCCTATAGTGTCTTTTCTAAAATGGCATCTACCATCCCTCCCTGCCCCCTTCTACCACTGTCCCATCACTTTAGGCCCATAGCTTCACGTTCAGGCCAATTAGAGAATAAGAAAAGAGTTTAGAGGCTCAGAAAGGAGTAGATTACTCGCTCCTAACAGAACAGCAGCGGGAACCATAGCTGCATGGAACCACGTAGCACAGGGACAGTTCATGCACTCACAAAATTGTGTGTTACACCAGTAAGTAAACAGTATAAGGTTACTCAACAAGACTGTAGCGCATTAATGTCCTACATTAGTTTGCTCTATGTATATAAGGATTTGCACTCCCTGTAGCTTACTTCTAACATATAGGATataagaagaaaagaagaagaagaagacaaaaaatagtgtctctgtgcttctAAACCCTTTCCCAGTTGCTTATGGCAACTACTCGTTTACATAATGTTTTATGCTAACATTTATGTTTGCACATTCATGCCAGCTTGATAATGATTTTGAAATACTAATATGAGACTACGGTGTTTGCAACCGAATGTGTTATTTATTAGCTatgctatgattttttttactcCTTCACTGTCCTAGTTGTTAAAACTTGCACAAAGGATAACACGAGCAAGAGGTCTAGCTTTCAAATGTTGGTTCATGTTattaatgtatgtttttgttagtTCGGTCAATAATACGGAGTTAAGGGATGTAGTGCAATACAAATTACAGAAGAGTATCTCAGAAATCTGGATGCTTGTCTGAAATAAGTGTCAGAAGTGAGACTAAATATCTAAAATTACATGGTGATTTATGTGCATTAGACACTTACGGAAAGTGCTGGATTGTTCACAGATTATAGCAGAAGACATTCCTATATGAGGCACATTACAAGATCTTAAATATTCCAGATAATTACTAATATGAAATCATTATGCACACTTTAACCCCTATTTTGGATAAGATGCAGAAGATAGAACAGAAAGACTCTTTGAGTCTTTGGGGTTGGTCAAGATAACATAACAAATGCCAAAATACCTACAGAATCAGTGATTCGACTGACGTTTACTGCCTGACACAGTATCCGAAGCTTCTGGGATATAACAAACAGTGTCGTTCATGTCGTTCAAGCCTCTCCCTCGCTGTTATGCAAATTCTAAAGTCATTtccctttaaaaacaaacatcagtttAATAAATCCACAAGCGTTTGCTTACTGAATCTCAGTATCCTATTTATATTCATACCTCAGcaaacactgcagtgctgaatTACCACGAAGAGAGTTGGATTTACTCTTACAATGTttatcatataaataaatacatacatttagagACACTCCAGGTgcgtttttgtttgtcttaGATAATCTTGTTTTTAAGACCCACACTACACCCACCTTTGTGAAGTTGTCTGTACTGTCTAgtctattgttattatttagaGCTGTCACATTTCATCTCACAGCACCTTTGTATGAGCTACACATATGTGCATTTGGCAAATAAGACCTTGAACTGAATCCAATTGAATTTTGTCCAGCTGATGTCCATAAACCACTACGCCTAATTTAGCGTTGGAGGGGTTTTTTGTGCAGCTGGTTTTTAGATTACTTGATGGTAACATTTGTGtaaattcaagttcaagttcaagttcaagttcaagtaaATCTCCAGAAAGAGAACATTTGTtgcagaaaacatttgaaattgattggttttgtatttgtctttgaCCACGACTGCTTCACTTGTTGCAGGATTGTCTCACTTGAaaatcattttgtgtttgtgatgataCTGTCGTCAGGTTTAACTGTTATTCTGCCCTATAGTTTGTATCTGTTTTAAAGTGAAGGTGTACATTGGTTTACAAAGAAAGGTTCATGTTCACTTAGGGGCATGTGATAGCTGAGTCTTCACAGTCCTCGTGGTGATGGAAAgattcatttacattcacatttacagccTTTAGCTTACacttcaaagcaacttacaattatgactgaatacaacttcagtaattgagggttaagggccttgctcaggagcccaacagtacCTAATTATAAGGAAactggaaaagaaaaatgtaatctttttttcctttatctACATTGGATTGTAGGATGTAATTAATTTGATTACAACAATTACAACACTTGAAGTATGGGATTATTTTAATCACAACGCACTTAGTTTATTCAAGgatttgttttgtgttcatgtgttcacgTGAGCGAGACTTTTAAGTGGGTAACGACAAGACGCTTGACTTCACTTTGTTAACTTGCAgtcactgtttttaaataataaagtttaGAGGCTGAGTCTCTACGATCTTACAGCACCTGTCGCCAGAGTGAAAGGCTAAAAATCATATAGGACTCACGTTGAGAATTAGATTTCTACCACAGCCTAGACAGAAGTGGCACCTACCGGTGAAAATATATCACTACATGTTAGCAGAAACGTGACTCCACTAGGTACCACAAGGGGGCGCATAGATAgtcagaaggagagacagacaaaaccACCATGTAGCATTTACGATTATTTCTGTTAACAACACTATAACACCCAGGcactatatttaattaattaggaTATTATTTTATGCTAGCCCCAATATTAGACTAGATTCTATATATCCTCATTCCTAATGCAAATACCAATTGCAAATACTATTGTTTtcactgaacacctttggaccCTCACAGTTAAGGATTTGTCGTGTCCAGAGGAAAGgaattttttaatgttaatggccattgcattaatgacctgtttgcattgccagtttcTAAGCTTCTATAAATACTAGCAGCTTCTATAAATTCTAATTCCTAATGTAAATGGTAATTGCAAATACAAACTTCTTGTATTTATAGTTACACAAAGGAGGTTTCTCTTCTTTTTAGTGGGTAATTTGCTTGAGATATGCTTTTACCCCTGTGACCTGGATAGCAAGTGTCTAAGTATAAGCAGCTTTCTAGTCTTTCAGAGTGAGAGCCAGGGACCGATCAAATGTAAGAGAGCATATTCTCAGGAGAGGACGTGGGAGGTGCAGGTGGTGTGGGGGCTTGTTTTAGAGGTCACCATGCCCTGGGGGATCTCCCACCACACAAACATCTGCTTCAGTCCTGTCAACGTTAGCAGACTTGGCTCAAGtgtgttgccagctgaaacagtACAAGGACGTTGGACTAATATCTGACCCTGAAAATGAGGGACCTTTGACCCAAACATACCAGattcaatgaaaaaaaaatgtaatttctacATATGTACATTTCTACAACCAATATTatctattatttttttaattatcttatTTTTATACAGGCAATAATAGCTCAGCAGTTAGGGTACTGGATTcaccagtaatcagaaggttactaATTCAAACCCCACAACTGCCCAACtactactgttgggcccctgatcaaggcctttaaccctctaTTGCTCAATCTGTACTTGGAcacaattgtaagttgttttggagaAAAGTGTGAGGCAAATGCAagtttctgtatttattttgggCCTCATTTTCCATGCCCACACTCAGGAGGTCTAGGTGAGTTCTTTTCAAGGTTGGTATTGTGTCCTCTGCCATGAAGCATAGTGCCAGGTTTGCAGTATGTGAACAATACTAACGATGCCAGCCACTAACTACAACCAGAGCTACTCTGAAATATTTaggcccttcatcagctgtgaaagcaaagtgcttctccATTCTAGGAGCTTGAACTAGTTTATGTAAGAAAAGATAGATGTAAAATGATAACATTAATTCAATAGAgattgcttgcacagctgataaaggacctctgaTAAAAATGCACggcttctctggaaaccttctgtacttcactgcaattttgactacctctacaTATTTTACTACAATACACCAGAGTTGctccctggaatcttcttcagacaaaaacatcaaagacatgtttGTCAAGAGTGGGATAAATGACCAGTCAAATGGTAACCGTGGTACTGTAGCCTCAAAAG is part of the Electrophorus electricus isolate fEleEle1 chromosome 13, fEleEle1.pri, whole genome shotgun sequence genome and encodes:
- the LOC118242350 gene encoding histidine-rich glycoprotein-like, encoding MPYGPYGLAFWDATDITAPSGHQHCSIKSPLTSRHHTSPSRHHTSPSRHHTSSSRHHHVTTRHHHVTITSPHVIITSPHVIITSPHVIITSPHVFITSPHVIITSPSRHHTSSSRHHHVIITSPHVIITSSSQHHLVIITSSSRHHHVIIRSSSQHHLVIITLSSRHHHVIIAAPSGHHHVTITSSSRHHHVIITSSSQHHLVIITLSSRHHHVIITSSSQHHLVIITSSSRHHHVIITSSSQHHLVIITSSSQHHLVIITSPHVIITSSSRYHHVTIMSSSRHHRSTILSSSRYHHVTIM